From the Phlebotomus papatasi isolate M1 unplaced genomic scaffold, Ppap_2.1 HiC_scaffold_103, whole genome shotgun sequence genome, one window contains:
- the LOC129808835 gene encoding uncharacterized protein LOC129808835 gives HIPFSATRGRSLLDLALLPDDCHQLLRSYGQEVLPGVSDHDLIQFSFSMPKVDKSNRYRFMRDLKRVDTDSLLRAAADIDWQSVNLLPSVNDRAELLSGLLGSLFESHVPFRRVLLRNPRTPWMRPYILRAIQDRDRAYREWRSSGQSSHWSAFKVLRNKVKTLIRDAKSNYYHGQLNPSQDPAVLWRNLGRLGLKRTSHSAEADPNALNSFFCSATPRQDCPCPPHLFTDTPVPEFNFQCVPSHVVLSAIHAVVVPIPKVSAPSAVSDFRLISILPTLSKPLEIILLDQMTAHLERNNLLCEFQSGFRKNHSTVSALLRINHDIAWALDRAMFSVLVLLDFSKAFDSISHSLFCNKLQGLFGFSTVSVRLIQSYLASRSQIVRSGHSTSSALDLTRGVPQGSQILWVPFVCRRSSDLLLWRSVKFISNDDLERILHWANNNGLVLNARKSQALLVHSRGRNPISFPLFLSDEEIPLSSKVKNLGVIFNDTLTWSDHVAEICRKVFLTLRTLRRYQTFTPRETRLLLVRALIVPFFTYGCELFFRAHAEDHNRLRLAFNSCLRYVFGLRKYDHVSAYSDSILGLPPPGYLDTRVVDFISRVLSTGRPRYLTELVVAGSSSRSSYLRVPGSGSRNFRNSIFVEGVIPWNALPRERKRGLILSHVASIHNSS, from the exons CCACATACCCTTCTCTGCGACTCGAGGTCGCTCCTTGCTTGATTTGGCGCTACTGCCTGATGATTGTCATCAGTTGCTCCGGTCTTATGGTCAGGAGGTTCTTCCGGGTGTTTCTGATCATGATTTGATTCAGTTCTCCTTCAGTATGCCAAAGGTAGACAAGTCAAACCGTTACCGTTTTATGAGAGATCTCAAGCGAGTTGACACTGATTCCCTACTTCGGGCAGCTGCTGATATAGATTGGCAGTCTGTTAATCTCTTGCCGTCGGTCAATGATCGGGCCGAGTTGCTGAGTGGTCTCTTGGGCTCTTTGTTTGAGTCCCATGTTCCCTTCAGAAGGGTACTGTTGCGTAATCCCAGGACCCCTTGGATGCGTCCATACATTCTGAGGGCGATTCAGGATCGCGATAGGGCCTACAGGGAGTGGAGGAGCTCTGGTCAGTCTTCTCACTGGTCTGCTTTTAAAGTTCTTCGTAACAAAGTGAAAACTTTGATTCGCGATGCGAAGTCCAATTACTATCACGGTCAGCTGAACCCATCGCAGGATCCTGCGGTGTTGTGGCGCAACTTGGGCCGTCTTGGTCTAAAGAGGACTTCACACTCAGCTGAAGCTGATCCTAATGCTCTCAATTCATTTTTCTGCTCAGCTACTCCGCGTCAAGATTGCCCTTGTCCTCCTCATCTTTTTACAGATACTCCGGTgcctgaatttaattttcagtgcGTGCCCTCACACGTAGTCCTTTCGGCTATACA TGCTGTGGTGGTTCCCATCCCTAAAGTGTCTGCGCCCTCCGCTGTTTCTGACTTCAGGCTAATTAGTATCCTGCCTACGCTGTCAAAGCCCCTCGAGATCATCCTTCTGGATCAGATGACTGCACATCTGGAACGTAACAACCTCCTGTGTGAATTTCAGTCTGGTTTTCGAAAGAATCACAGTACTGTCTCGGCTCTCCTTAGAATCAATCATGATATTGCTTGGGCTTTGGATAGAGCCATGTTTAGCGTTCTGGTCCTTTTGGACTTCTCTAAGGCTTTTGATAGCATTTCACACTCCCTTTTCTGTAACAAGCTTCAGGGACTCTTCGGTTTCTCTACGGTGTCCGTCCGTCTTATACAATCCTACCTTGCATCTAGATCTCAAATTGTAAGGTCTGGTCATTCAACCTCGTCTGCCCTCGATCTTACTCGCGGTGTTCCCCAGG GTTCTCAGATATTGTGGGTACCATTTGTATGCAGACGATCTTCAGATTTACTGCTCTGGAGATCCGTTAAATTCATCTCAAATGATGATTTGGAGAGGATCTTACACTGGGCCAACAATAATGGTCTGGTCCTGAATGCCAGAAAGTCTCAGGCACTTCTGGTGCACTCAAGAGGAAGAAACCCAATCTCCTTTCCACTTTTCCTTTCGGATGAAGAGATTCCACTCTCTTCCAAGGTGAAAAATCTAGGTGTCATCTTTAATGACACACTGACTTGGTCGGATCACGTAGCTGAGATTTGCCGCAAAGTTTTTCTCACTTTGAGAACTTTACGACGGTATCAAACATTTACACCCCGAGAAACCAGATTGCTTCTGGTTAGAGCACTTATTGTGCCATTTTTCACCTACGGGTGTGAGTTGTTCTTCAGAGCACATGCTGAGGACCACAATCGTCTGAGACTTGCATTTAATTCATGTCTGCGCTATGTCTTCGGACTTCGCAAATACGATCATGTGTCGGCATATAGTGATTCCATACTCGGTCTTCCACCGCCCGGTTATCTCGATACCCGTGTGGTGGATTTCATTTCCAGGGTTCTTTCGACTGGTAGGCCGCGGTACCTCACGGAGCTTGTGGTTGCTGGATCATCTTCCAGGTCTTCGTATCTCCGTGTGCCTGGTTCAGGGAGTCGTAATTTTCGCAACTCCATATTTGTGGAGGGTGTTATTCCCTGGAATGCCTTGCCTAGGGAGCGAAAGAGGGGGCTTATCTTGAGTCATGTGGCCTCCATTCACAACTCGTCCTAA